AGGAATTTTACATCATATCCTTTTGATTTGAAAACGCTTCCTGTGGTAAACTTATTTTTGTTGTTTTCTCTTTTAATAATGCTTTCCCCGGCTGTCGGTGGGATACAAAGTGTTAAGGCTTCCAAACCACGAACGGTTCTGTTTCCGGTTGCATATAGATTGGTAAACATCATCGACTTGTCTGCCAGGCTATCCAAAAACGGAGTTATCTTTTGTGTGTTTCCATAATGTTCAAGAAACTCTGCCGATAAACTTTCAATAGAAATTAAAACTACGTTTTTCTTTTGTTCAGGCTGTTCAGTAACAATATTTCTCGTTAATGTATGTTCCGGATATTGGCTTAGGAAGTTTTTTTCTGCCTGGTTTTGATCAATTTGAGAATAGAACTGGAAATAATCAAGTTCATTATGGGTAAAGGCCCAATAGAATTTCGGAACTCCGTTGGCTTCTATTTCTTCGGCAAAGACATTGGATGATTTTATCTGCATCATCGCAGGAATCACCAATAAACTTGTTCCAACCAAAACAGCAAATGTCCCCAGTAAAATTAATTTCTGTTTAAAATTTGGAAGCGTTAAAAGCTCTTTTTTTGTTTTTTTAAAGATCAACCACGTAATCCCGAAAGTAACCGCAAAAATGACTAGGAATAACGGGACTACAGGATAACTTTCCATAATATTCCCGATCACTTCATTGGTATAAATAAGGTAATCTACCGCAATGAAATTGTATCTCAATCCAAATTCGTTATAGAAGAAGTATTCACTCATTGCATTGAAAACAATGGATAAAACATATAGAAATAAAGTGATGAAATATAATGTATTACGAATTTTTATTCTCTTTGAAGGCAAGAAAAGCATCAATCCGAAAAGAAGAGTTTTCAAACCGACAAAAATTAAAGCAATTTTTGTAACCGAACCTCCGTACTGTTTAAAAATATTATTCGGAATGACTAAAATATAGAGGAAAACTAACAAAAGAACCCCGAAAATAATATATCCGTAAGGTTTATTGTATTTTGAGTTTGATAAAAATAAAAAGTAAAGCGCTAAAATAGAGCTTGCCAGGATGAAAACAAAAATATCATTCACAAGCCCGATGGATAAAACTTTTATGACTTCAAAGAAGCCAAAGCTGACATTGGTGATCGGATGAAAGAAAAATACAATCCTTACCAGCAGTGAAATGATAAGGTAGAAGATTCCCAAATACAGAAAAGGTTTAATTTTTTGCGTAAACATTTTATTAACTGTGTATTAATTTATGCAAAGATAGTTTTTATTTACTTTCAGGTCGGAAATGTTTGAGCATCAAAAAAGGACTATCCTGCGATAGTCCTTTTGTATGCGTTAGGCTTGGCAATTAATGTCCGAAACCAATGTTGCCTTTTTTACCTGAAAGATTTTTTCTGAAATCGATCATTTTTAGAGCTGTTACAGCTGCTTCCACTCCTTTATTTCCGAGATCTCCGCCACTTCTCGCGATAGATTGCTCTTTCGTATCGTCCGTTAGTACACAGAAAATAGTAGGGGTATCTGTCATAATATTACAGTCTTTAATGCCCTGTGCTACGGCAGAACATACATAATCGAAGTGAGGTGTCTCGCCACGAATGACACATCCGATAGAGATCACTGCATCATACTTTCTTTCTTTACAAAGCTGCATGCTTGCATAGTTTAGTTCAAATGCTCCGGGAACAGGGAAAAGTTTAATGTTTTCCTTTTTTACGCCTTCTTTTTCAAGAATTTCCAGAGCTGCATCACGAAGATTATAGGTTACAAAATCATTCCACTCAGAAAAAACAATGCCGATAGAAAAATCTTCGGCATTCGTTATATTCAGTGGCTTGTAATCTGAAAGATTAACTGTTGCCATTTTTTAATAATATTTAGTCATTTCAATATAAGAATCAGACATTCCGTTGTCGTAGTCCTGATATTTTTCGCTGATTGCAGCAAAATATTTCTTAGCGTCAGCATTTTTCTTTAATCCTAAAGCTAAAATACCTGCTTTTCTAGTAAAATAATAAGTCGTATACGGATCATCAGAAGCAGAAGCTGCCTTGTCCAATAATTGTAAAGCGTCGTCATTTTTGTTTAGCCCTGACTGAGCGTCAGCCATAGCTCCATATTTCATGGCCATCATCGTTTTGTTGTCCGATGAAAATTTATCCAAAAGATCGAATGCCTCCTGGAATTTTCCTTCTTTAAATTTCAATAAACCTGCATTGTAAGCAGACAATTTACCGATAGAAGTAGAAGAATATTCGTTAGCCGTCCCGATAAATCCTGGATTAGCTGCAGAAGTTCCTCCCAGCGCTTCTTTATCTTTACCGGTGGTAAGATTTTTCTGTGCTGCAAGGAAGCTTTTTACCGCTTCAGCATTTTGAGGTGCCACTACGAATTGCTTATATGCGAAAAAGCCTAAAACTCCCAATACCAAAGCACCGAAAACTATTCCCAATTGCTTAGAATATTTTTCAAGAAATCTTTCTGTGTTTAAAGCCTCTCTGTCAAGATCTTTAAAAAACTCTACTGTTTCTTTACCTTCCTGATCTTTTGTAAGTTTTGCCATAAATTCTTAAAAATTGAAATGCAAATTTAATTGTTTCTGAATGATTTACAAAATACTTTGTACGTATTATTGATGAAATTTTGTCAATTGTGAATCGTGAATGATGAATTTTGTGAAAAAAGTTGCTCCGTTGTGGCTCGGCATGACATTTTTGAGACCAATTTCTTCATGTTAAGGTAAATTATTAGCATTGTCATGCTGAGCTCGTCGAAGTATTTGTATTTTTAGTTTAATATTCTAAAATGTGATAGATCTCGGCATTGAATTTCTTCAGTTTTTCATCACCATTCAAGCCTTTTAAAGCGGTTAAGAAACTGAACTGAGCAACGGTAGCTCCTTGTTTTTCAACCAATTTTGCAGCGGCTTCTGTAGTTCCTCCCGTTGCGAGCAAATCATCATGAATAAGAATTCTTTGTCCGGATTTTATTTGTCCTTCGCGGGTTTCGATGATGGCATTGCCATATTCCAGATCATATTCTTCAGATATAACCGGTGGCGGAAGTTTTCCTGCTTTTCTGATTAAGATAAAGGGCACTTCCAAGGCTACTGCAATGGCAATTCCGAAAAGATAACCTCGGCTTTCGATTCCACAGACAGCGTCTACTTTTCCTCTGCTGAACGCCACCAGATCCTGGATTACCTCTTCGTATAATTTCGGATTAAGAAAAATAGGAGAGATATCTTTAAACTGAATTCCGGGAATCGGAAAATCAGGAATATTCTCGATCGTTTCTTGAAGTTTTGTGATGAGTCCCTGTGAAGCCATTAAGGATTTATTTTATAGCTGGAAATTTTCCAGTCTCCGTTTACATTTTTAAGTCCGAAAGTTACCTTCAAAGAAGTTGTTTTTCCGGATTTATCCGTTACATCATAGGTTGCGTTTACACTTGCATTATTGGTGTTAGTCGCATTGGTGTTGATGTTTTTTACATTTACATTTTTTACAGAGCCAAAACCTGAAGTCGGGTTTGAGAAAGATTCATAGCTTCCCCAACTCGGGTTGTTGGATGCGTCAAATGCTGCTTTTAAATTCTGAGAACTCACATTATTTAAAAACTTACTTATTGTAGCTTTCGGATCAGCAGCCGGTTGTTTCGGTGTTACAGGCGCTGTCGTTGCATTTGGATCTGCAGATACGGGAGGGTTAGCTGTATTTACAGGACTATTCGGATCCACTGCACTTGGATCCTGAATGACTGCGGTAGAGTCTACTTTTGGCGGAGCAGCAACTTTCAATGCAGAAGGGTTTACCTCCAATCCGATTTTAGACATTTTAAAAGTCTTCGCTGTTGTTTTTACAGAAACCGTGATGTCGATTTTGTTATCCACTACTTTCTCAGCAAGAATAGAAGAGAATTTTAAGTTAAATCCTTTAAAATTATTGTCTGTCATTAAGTTTTTGGAGGTAGATAGACGAACCCCATTACTGAACACTTCCAATGTTGTTTCCAGGCCGGCACCTGTAAATGAAACAGGATTTCCGGCGTTGTCGACAAGTCTTGGGATAATCTGAATGGCTGTCGCGCCGTTTCCATCGTCAGCAGAAGGTCTGGTGATGATAGAAAGTGAGTTTGCTTTTACATCATTCGGGTCACTTTCTTTGGCTTTTTCGTCACCGAAAATATTCATTTCACCTAATGAAGGAGGAGCGGTACTTGCCCATTCAATTCCGTTTTTTTGTGCAACTTCGTCTGCCATGGTTAAAATTTCGGGAACTTTTTTCCCATTAACCAATTGTCCGAGTGCTTTTAATTCCGCAACGTCACCGTCAGCTTCCACGCCAAAAGTTTTTAGAATGTAAAGCGCTTCATTAAACTTAATCTGCTTAATAGTCGGCAAACTGGACGTCATATCGTTGATACTTGACTGTAAAGTTTTGGTACTGGTAGCATCCACCGAGTCTTTTTTACAAGCGGTGAAAAGCAACAAGCTGAAAACTAGAAGAAAAGATAACTTTCTCATTTTTATTCTGTTTGCTACAAATTTAATAAAACCTTTATTAATAGTAGATTTTATTTTTTATTTTGTTGTTCTTTTAGATCATCCTTGAAAAACGAACTGAAAATCTGCTGCATATTCGGGAAGTCCTTGCTTTCCCAATATTTTGAAGTATAATTGCTGTTATCGGTATTGAATTTTACTTTTTCAACTGCGTCATCGTTTCCTAAATCTAATTCTATTGGATAAAAATTACTGTAAGTTGCGATAGAATTAAATTCGGGTTCGCTTTTGTGCTTCATTTTTAAAAATTCAATTTCATTATATTCTAAAAGGTCTTTCAATGTTTTTTTTGAGTTTTGTTCATAAGCCATATTTAAGATGGTTCTGAAATCGAAAAATCTATAGCCGAATAAAGCGAATTCCTGTTTTTGCAGAAACTCTCCGGTAACTTCCACTTCATCTTTTCTATCTCCTTTTAATTCTTTGAAAACAGTGTTTTTATTTTTTTTATATTCATCTACATTTCGGACATTTTTAATTTTCGGAATTTCTAAAAACTGGTCATAATCCCAGGAAGACATTTTCTTTCGATCCATTTCAGGATTTTCTAATCTAAAAATGCGATATTGTTCAACTTTAGACCTCTTTAATTTTTTTGATTTATTGTCGAATACATACATAATAATTCCATCGGCATAGCAGTTCAATTTGTCGTTCACGGTGACATAGGTGTTGAAGTTCCCTTTTAAGAAAACATACTTAGCCGGTTTCTTACTTTTAATGACCACGGTTTCGATGTCTTTTACACGATCATTGATTGTAATGATTTCTTTAGTAAAATCAGAATAGGAGAGTGTGGCTACCGGAAAGTTATCATACACCAACTGGAATTTTTCCTGTTCGGGTTTTATCGTTTTCCTATCAATTTTACCATCAATGTCTGAAAAAGCAACAATGTTTCCGTCTTTTCCAAATACAGAAACTTTAGCTAGAGGTTTATTTGTTTTTTCTGAAACGAATGTGATGGATTGAGCGTAAGCAAAATTTAATCCTAATAAAAATAAGATTAAAATGAGAAGTTCCTTTTTCATTATAATTTTTTTATGTGTTTTTAAATATTTTGATCTGCATTAAAAGCAAAAAAGACTGATCATTACAATCAGTCTTTTTCAATATTATTTTGTTACAAGTCCTTAGAAAGGATACTCATAAATTTCAGATTCGTGTAGGTAAGGGTTACCTGTAGGAATCAATTTAAGTTTAGATAATGCAGTAAGCACTGTAAACATAAATAATCCAACTACGAATAACACAGCTCCAACAACAAGAAGGAATACTTCTGGAGTGTTCCAGAATGGTCCTACTGTTCCCGGCATTACCATGTTGAAGTAATCTAAAAGGTGACCTAAAATAACAACTACTGCCATTGTAGTAACCACTTTGTAATTTCTTTTGATGCTGCTGCTCACTAATACCAATAGTGGTAATAAGAAGTTCACGATCAACATTGGTAAGAACGTTACTCCATAATGCTGGAATCTTCCAAAGAAGTAGTTTACCTCTTCCGGTACGTTGGCATACCAGTATAACATAAACTGAGCAAACCATGTATATGTCCAAAGCATACTTGTAGCGAAAAGGAAAACTCCTAAATCGTGTAAGTGATTGTCATTGAACTGAGGTAAGAATCCGTTTTTCTTTAAGTAAACGCTTAAAAGGATGATTACCGCGATACCACTTGAAAGGCAGCTAACCATTGAATACCAGATATACATTGTCGAATACCAGTGAGGGTCAATAGACATCAACCAGTCCCAAGCCCAAGCTGCAGAAGCAAACCCGAAGAATGCGATATATCCAACAGCCCATCTGTAAAGGAATTGATACTCAACTAAAGATTTTGTATCATCTACTTTTTTAGATTGAGCTTTCAGTTTCCAAGCAAAGAAAGAAGCTCCAATTACATAAATGAAAGTTCTGATTGCATAGAAAGGAATATTTAAGAATCTTTTCTTTTCAAACAAGATCACATCGAAATGAGCAGAGTTAGGATCTGTAAGATCCGGATCCATCCAGTGGAAAAGATGACCTTGGTGAAGGATGTTTAATAACATGATGATTACTAAAATAGCACCTCCGTAAGGGATGTAGGAAGCAATAGCTTCCATTACTCTGGTAATGATGATTGGCCATCCTGCGTGAGCAGCGTGCTGAATACAGTAGAAAAACAATACCGCACAGCTCACTCCGAAGAAAAATACAGCTACAAAATGTATTGATGCCAACGGTGAATTATGAACCTGCAGCGTAGCATGTTCTAAATGTGCCGCGTGATCCTGAGGTCCTACCATTTCACTTGAGTGAGTAGGCGCATTATGACCGGCAGAATGTACTGCCTCCATCATGTGCTCTATTCTTTCTGTAGAGATTCCTTTGTTCATAAAGAAACCAACAGCAAATAGAACTAAACCTACAACAAGAAGTATTATAGAAGTTGATTTTAATTTTGGTGAAAAACTATACATTTCTTTTCTTATTTTTTAGTTTCGGTAGTCTCAGTTGTTGCTGGCGCTGCTGCGGCTGCAGGTGCTGCTGCTCCTTTTTTGAAGGCATTCATCACATACATTGCCACTCTCCATCTGTCTCCTGCATTCAGTTGTCCTGCATAAGACCCCATCGCGTTTCTACCGTTTGTTAATACATAATGAACAGATCCTACAGTAATTTCTCTATCAGCATAGTTTGGTACACCAGAGAAAGCGCCTGTTTGTACAATTGGTCCTTGTCCATCACCTCCAGTACCGTGACATGCTGCACACGTTTTATCGAAAAGCATTTTACCTCTTTCAATATCTTTCTCAGCATTAGCAGGGTTCAACGGAGAAACCGTTAATTTCTTAGAAGCATCATAGCCTGCATTGTACTCATCCGGAGTTCTTGGAAGTAAACCTTCTTCGAAAATACCGTCTTTATTTTGAGCCACTGATCCCTCTACCGGAGAAAGACCTGTTGCAAAGCTATTTTTAACGAAAGCAGGGATTTCATTTTCATGATCTGAATAGGCGTCCTGAGCTTTCATCAAAGGATCGTATGCCACAGGGAAATACATATCCGGGAAATAGACTAATGGTGCGTTTTCTTTCGGTCCGCAAGAATTAAGTAACACTGTTGCTAAACCTAAAACTGCTGTAATTCTTAATACGTTCTTTTTCATTTTAAGCGTCTTTAACAGTTATTTCTTCAACTCCAGTTTCAATAAGTAACTGTTTTACAGATTCTACATCTTCAGTTACAAATTCCATCAGGAACTTATCATCCGTTGTTCTTGGATCAGGGTTTTGTGCAGGAGCTCCAGGATACATTTTGTTTCTTACTAAGAAAGTTAATGACATCATGTGAGCGGCACAGAATACCATAAGCTCAAACATGGGTACTACGAATGCCGGCATATTGTGTGCCCAGTCAAAAGCTGGTTTACCACCAATATTCTGAGGCCAGTCATGATTCATAACATACCATGTTACAGTAGCACCTATGGTAACACCATAAAGAGCATAAAGGAAAGCGGCATCAGAAATTCTGGTTTTCTTCAATCCTAAAGCTTTGTCAAGTCCGTGAACCGGAAACGGAGTATAAACCTCGTTTATAGCGATTCCTTTATCGTTGAATGCTTTAACGCCGTTCATTAAATCGTCGTCGTCAGCATAAAGTCCGTATACAATTTTAGTGGTGCTCATCTCCTTCTTTTGCTTTATAAGTTTCACCTGAGATTTTCAGAATCGATTTCAATTCGGCCTGTGCAATTACAGGGAATGTTCTTGCGTATAATAAGAATAATACAGAGAAGAACCCGATTGTTCCTAAGTATACACCCACATCAATGATCGTTGGTTTAAACATTGTCCAAGATCCTGGTAAGTAGTCTCTGGAAAGGTTGATAACGATGATATCAAAACGCTCGAACCACATACCGATGTTAATAATTAATGCAATGATAAATGTTGCAATAATATTTGTTCTTACTCTCTTGAACCAGAATAATGCAGGCACTACAAGGTTACAGATAATTAGTGACCAGAAAGCCCACCAGTAAGGTCCAACAGCAGCACCCGGAGAAAGATACGTAAAGTCTTCGAATCTTGAACCGGAATACCATCCGATGAAATATTCAGTTGCATAAGC
The sequence above is a segment of the Chryseobacterium sp. MYb264 genome. Coding sequences within it:
- a CDS encoding LTA synthase family protein; amino-acid sequence: MFTQKIKPFLYLGIFYLIISLLVRIVFFFHPITNVSFGFFEVIKVLSIGLVNDIFVFILASSILALYFLFLSNSKYNKPYGYIIFGVLLLVFLYILVIPNNIFKQYGGSVTKIALIFVGLKTLLFGLMLFLPSKRIKIRNTLYFITLFLYVLSIVFNAMSEYFFYNEFGLRYNFIAVDYLIYTNEVIGNIMESYPVVPLFLVIFAVTFGITWLIFKKTKKELLTLPNFKQKLILLGTFAVLVGTSLLVIPAMMQIKSSNVFAEEIEANGVPKFYWAFTHNELDYFQFYSQIDQNQAEKNFLSQYPEHTLTRNIVTEQPEQKKNVVLISIESLSAEFLEHYGNTQKITPFLDSLADKSMMFTNLYATGNRTVRGLEALTLCIPPTAGESIIKRENNKNKFTTGSVFKSKGYDVKFLYGGYSYFDNMQDFFEGNGYGIVDRNNFKPEEISFANVWGVADEDMAKKAIQTMNAEAKSEKPFFNHWMTVSNHRPFTYPDGRIDIPGDAKSREGGVKYTDYSIKKFFEMAKKQDWYKNTVFVIVADHCASSAGGTELPMDKYRIPAMIFSEGFVQPQKFDKLMSQIDLMPTLFGLLNFNYQSKFLGQDVFKEYFQPKAYIATYQDLGFVKDDHLTIISPVRKVKQYALKQQESKLAPAFNIYYDENAVKTPQQNLVDQTISAYQSTSYWLKKNQLNR
- the ribH gene encoding 6,7-dimethyl-8-ribityllumazine synthase, yielding MATVNLSDYKPLNITNAEDFSIGIVFSEWNDFVTYNLRDAALEILEKEGVKKENIKLFPVPGAFELNYASMQLCKERKYDAVISIGCVIRGETPHFDYVCSAVAQGIKDCNIMTDTPTIFCVLTDDTKEQSIARSGGDLGNKGVEAAVTALKMIDFRKNLSGKKGNIGFGH
- a CDS encoding tetratricopeptide repeat protein, whose protein sequence is MAKLTKDQEGKETVEFFKDLDREALNTERFLEKYSKQLGIVFGALVLGVLGFFAYKQFVVAPQNAEAVKSFLAAQKNLTTGKDKEALGGTSAANPGFIGTANEYSSTSIGKLSAYNAGLLKFKEGKFQEAFDLLDKFSSDNKTMMAMKYGAMADAQSGLNKNDDALQLLDKAASASDDPYTTYYFTRKAGILALGLKKNADAKKYFAAISEKYQDYDNGMSDSYIEMTKYY
- a CDS encoding adenine phosphoribosyltransferase; translation: MASQGLITKLQETIENIPDFPIPGIQFKDISPIFLNPKLYEEVIQDLVAFSRGKVDAVCGIESRGYLFGIAIAVALEVPFILIRKAGKLPPPVISEEYDLEYGNAIIETREGQIKSGQRILIHDDLLATGGTTEAAAKLVEKQGATVAQFSFLTALKGLNGDEKLKKFNAEIYHILEY
- a CDS encoding quinol:cytochrome C oxidoreductase: MYSFSPKLKSTSIILLVVGLVLFAVGFFMNKGISTERIEHMMEAVHSAGHNAPTHSSEMVGPQDHAAHLEHATLQVHNSPLASIHFVAVFFFGVSCAVLFFYCIQHAAHAGWPIIITRVMEAIASYIPYGGAILVIIMLLNILHQGHLFHWMDPDLTDPNSAHFDVILFEKKRFLNIPFYAIRTFIYVIGASFFAWKLKAQSKKVDDTKSLVEYQFLYRWAVGYIAFFGFASAAWAWDWLMSIDPHWYSTMYIWYSMVSCLSSGIAVIILLSVYLKKNGFLPQFNDNHLHDLGVFLFATSMLWTYTWFAQFMLYWYANVPEEVNYFFGRFQHYGVTFLPMLIVNFLLPLLVLVSSSIKRNYKVVTTMAVVVILGHLLDYFNMVMPGTVGPFWNTPEVFLLVVGAVLFVVGLFMFTVLTALSKLKLIPTGNPYLHESEIYEYPF
- a CDS encoding c-type cytochrome gives rise to the protein MKKNVLRITAVLGLATVLLNSCGPKENAPLVYFPDMYFPVAYDPLMKAQDAYSDHENEIPAFVKNSFATGLSPVEGSVAQNKDGIFEEGLLPRTPDEYNAGYDASKKLTVSPLNPANAEKDIERGKMLFDKTCAACHGTGGDGQGPIVQTGAFSGVPNYADREITVGSVHYVLTNGRNAMGSYAGQLNAGDRWRVAMYVMNAFKKGAAAPAAAAAPATTETTETKK
- a CDS encoding DUF3341 domain-containing protein, translating into MSTTKIVYGLYADDDDLMNGVKAFNDKGIAINEVYTPFPVHGLDKALGLKKTRISDAAFLYALYGVTIGATVTWYVMNHDWPQNIGGKPAFDWAHNMPAFVVPMFELMVFCAAHMMSLTFLVRNKMYPGAPAQNPDPRTTDDKFLMEFVTEDVESVKQLLIETGVEEITVKDA